In the genome of Chloroflexota bacterium, the window AGATGGTGATGCCAGGGGACAGCGTGAACGTAGACGTGCAGTTGATCGTGCCGGTGGCGCTGGAGCAGGGCAGCCGGTTTGCGATCCGCGAAGGCGGGCGCACGGTGGGCGCGGGCGTCATCACCCAGATCGTCGAGTAAATAACGCAATTGCCGGGCCGGCGCGACAGCAGATTGCCTGCGCGCCGGCCTGCCAGAACAGGTGTGGTATGGCCAAGAAACTGAATCGCGAAGTGGTGACGCTCGCCTGCACCGAGTGCAAAGAGCGCAACTACACGACGGCAAAGAACAAGAAGAACGATCCGGGCCGCATGGAGATGAACAAGTTTTGCCCGCGCTGCCGCGTCAAGCGGCTGCATCGCGAAACCCGGTAAACCAGTCATCAAGCGGGGCGGGAGGCCAATC includes:
- the tuf gene encoding elongation factor Tu (EF-Tu; promotes GTP-dependent binding of aminoacyl-tRNA to the A-site of ribosomes during protein biosynthesis; when the tRNA anticodon matches the mRNA codon, GTP hydrolysis results; the inactive EF-Tu-GDP leaves the ribosome and release of GDP is promoted by elongation factor Ts; many prokaryotes have two copies of the gene encoding EF-Tu), whose product is MVMPGDSVNVDVQLIVPVALEQGSRFAIREGGRTVGAGVITQIVE
- the rpmG gene encoding 50S ribosomal protein L33, whose translation is MAKKLNREVVTLACTECKERNYTTAKNKKNDPGRMEMNKFCPRCRVKRLHRETR